A window of the Synechococcus sp. M16.1 genome harbors these coding sequences:
- a CDS encoding RNA-binding protein has product MTIYIGNLSFQAEQEHLFDLFSEYGEVKNCSLPLDRETGRKRGFAFVEMVNDADEQKAIDDLQDVEWMGRMIRVSKATPRERSGGPRGGGGGYRG; this is encoded by the coding sequence ATGACCATCTACATCGGCAATCTTTCGTTCCAGGCGGAGCAGGAGCACCTCTTCGATCTCTTCAGTGAGTACGGCGAGGTCAAGAACTGCAGCCTGCCCCTGGATCGTGAGACCGGCCGCAAACGCGGTTTCGCCTTCGTCGAAATGGTCAACGATGCCGATGAGCAGAAAGCCATCGACGATCTTCAGGACGTGGAGTGGATGGGCCGCATGATCCGCGTCAGCAAAGCCACCCCTCGGGAGCGCTCCGGCGGCCCCCGTGGTGGTGGCGGCGGTTACCGCGGCTGA
- the psbP gene encoding photosystem II reaction center PsbP, with amino-acid sequence MARGLIAPLMQLLQSLSRVILCGVLALVLGACAAGPTAGLQSYQSPDGRFAFLYPTGWTEVQVSNGPRVVFHDLIHSDETVSLMINKVNEDNELSELGSAVAVGERLRREVIATAGSGRTAELVEAQEREVNGHTFYDLEYAVHLEDRDRHELATVVVDRGRLYTLATSVNEDRWGKVGDLCGRVVRSLTLLI; translated from the coding sequence ATGGCCCGTGGATTGATCGCCCCGCTGATGCAGCTCCTCCAGTCTCTGAGTCGCGTGATCCTTTGCGGCGTTCTGGCTCTGGTGCTGGGGGCCTGCGCGGCGGGACCAACGGCAGGGCTGCAGTCGTACCAGAGCCCGGATGGCCGTTTCGCCTTCCTCTATCCCACCGGCTGGACCGAGGTGCAGGTGAGCAACGGACCCCGGGTGGTGTTTCACGACCTCATCCACAGCGATGAAACGGTGAGCCTGATGATCAACAAGGTGAACGAAGACAACGAGCTGAGTGAACTGGGCAGCGCCGTTGCCGTTGGCGAGCGCCTGCGCCGTGAAGTGATCGCCACCGCCGGCAGCGGCCGCACCGCCGAGCTGGTGGAAGCGCAGGAGCGTGAAGTGAATGGCCACACCTTCTACGACCTTGAATACGCCGTGCACCTGGAAGACCGCGACCGCCACGAGTTGGCGACCGTCGTGGTGGACCGCGGCCGGCTCTACACCCTGGCCACAAGCGTCAACGAAGACCGCTGGGGCAAGGTGGGTGACCTCTGCGGCCGGGTGGTGCGCTCACTGACCCTGCTGATCTGA
- a CDS encoding DEAD/DEAH box helicase produces MTEQQQQRDDSACAVDLSASDLPESNTNAEVFTTTITSAEPESGFAGFGFSEALLRTLADKGYSEPSPIQKAAFPELMLGRDLVGQAQTGTGKTAAFALPLLERLESGQKTPQALVLAPTRELAMQVAESFKAYSAGHPHLKVLAVYGGTDFRSQISALRRGVDVVVGTPGRVMDHMRQGTLDTSGLRSLVLDEADEMLRMGFIDDVEWILDQLPEQRQVVLFSATMPPEIRRLSKRYLKDPAEVTIRTKDQEGKRIRQRSITVPMPHKLEALQRVLDACGGEGVIIFARTKAITLTVAETLEAGGHQVAVLNGDVPQNQRERTVERLRSGSVDILVATDVAARGLDVERIGLVINYDMPFDSEAYVHRIGRTGRAGRTGEAVLFVTPRERRFIRNLERATGQPIEAMEVPGNTAINQGRLDRLRKRLSDAAQSQRPDADEAALLQELMQRVATELELSPEQLAMAALNLAIGPDALLRKGDDDWIQNTRRNDRDRDRHSGDRRERRERPARAPEENMQRYRVEVGHRDRVKPGNLVGAIAGETGLQGRMIGRIQIFDNHSLVDLPKGMPEDVFNSLQRLRVMNRELQISKAS; encoded by the coding sequence ATGACTGAACAGCAACAGCAGCGCGACGATTCCGCCTGCGCAGTGGATCTTTCTGCGTCCGATCTGCCGGAATCCAACACCAATGCTGAGGTGTTCACCACCACCATCACATCGGCTGAACCGGAATCCGGTTTTGCCGGTTTTGGTTTCAGTGAGGCCCTGCTCCGCACCCTGGCGGACAAGGGATACAGCGAACCTTCTCCCATTCAGAAGGCGGCCTTCCCCGAGCTGATGCTCGGCCGCGATTTGGTGGGGCAGGCCCAGACCGGCACCGGCAAGACAGCAGCCTTTGCCCTGCCGTTGCTCGAGCGTCTCGAGAGCGGCCAGAAAACCCCCCAGGCCCTCGTGCTCGCCCCCACACGGGAGCTGGCGATGCAGGTGGCCGAATCGTTCAAGGCCTATTCCGCCGGCCATCCCCATCTGAAGGTGCTGGCGGTGTACGGCGGCACGGATTTCCGCTCCCAGATCAGTGCCCTCAGGCGCGGGGTTGATGTGGTGGTGGGCACCCCCGGCCGGGTGATGGACCACATGCGTCAGGGCACGCTCGACACCAGCGGTCTGCGCAGCCTGGTGCTCGATGAAGCGGACGAAATGCTCCGCATGGGCTTCATCGACGATGTGGAGTGGATCCTCGATCAGCTCCCTGAGCAGCGTCAGGTGGTGCTGTTCTCCGCGACGATGCCTCCTGAGATCCGTCGCCTGTCCAAGCGTTATCTCAAGGATCCGGCTGAGGTCACGATCCGCACCAAGGATCAGGAAGGCAAGCGGATCCGCCAGCGTTCGATCACGGTGCCGATGCCGCACAAGCTCGAGGCCCTGCAGCGGGTTCTCGATGCCTGTGGTGGTGAGGGTGTGATCATCTTTGCCCGCACCAAGGCGATCACCCTGACCGTGGCCGAAACCCTTGAGGCCGGTGGCCATCAGGTGGCGGTGCTCAATGGCGATGTTCCCCAGAACCAACGGGAACGCACCGTGGAGCGGCTGCGCAGTGGATCGGTCGACATCCTTGTGGCCACCGACGTTGCAGCACGGGGTCTCGATGTGGAGCGCATCGGCCTTGTGATCAACTACGACATGCCGTTCGACAGCGAGGCCTACGTGCACCGCATTGGCCGGACGGGCCGGGCTGGGCGCACCGGCGAAGCGGTTCTGTTCGTGACTCCACGGGAACGCCGTTTCATCCGCAACCTCGAGCGCGCCACGGGCCAACCGATCGAAGCGATGGAGGTGCCCGGCAACACGGCCATCAACCAGGGACGGCTGGACCGCCTGCGCAAGCGTTTGAGTGATGCGGCCCAATCCCAACGCCCTGATGCCGATGAAGCGGCCCTGCTCCAGGAGTTGATGCAGCGGGTGGCCACGGAGCTTGAGCTCAGCCCCGAGCAGCTGGCCATGGCGGCGCTCAACCTGGCCATCGGCCCTGATGCCCTGCTCCGCAAGGGCGACGACGACTGGATTCAGAACACCCGTCGCAACGACCGCGACCGCGATCGCCATTCAGGGGACCGCCGTGAACGGCGCGAGCGTCCGGCACGGGCTCCTGAGGAGAACATGCAGCGCTACCGCGTTGAGGTGGGTCACCGCGATCGGGTCAAACCCGGAAACCTGGTGGGTGCCATCGCCGGCGAGACCGGTCTGCAGGGCCGGATGATCGGCCGCATCCAGATTTTTGACAATCACAGCCTGGTGGATCTTCCCAAGGGCATGCCGGAAGATGTGTTCAACAGCCTTCAGCGCCTGCGCGTGATGAACCGCGAACTGCAAATCAGCAAGGCCTCTTGA
- a CDS encoding cation:proton antiporter produces MAMQASISHVMHHPLGVFSMLVAISAAVPPLIRRLGLPDLVGLLAAGVVVGPHALNWVDSSSETVRLLSDLGAVYLLFTMGLEIDLEEFNRVKRRSFIYGLLILLIGVGTGVSIGLMAGFASVSCLLLGALMATHTPLGYPIVRSYGAQKDESVVVSVGSTIFTDIVALLLLAVGLGLGQGSLSGLGLGLLLLKIGGFALVVVIGIRWLGRRLVLRGISDENRMVLAVLVALFLASLGAELAGVEKIVGAFLAGLAVNSVLPEGRVKEQVIFVGGVLFIPIFFIDLGLLLDLGSLGESLGNFQFTALMLVGAIGGKGLASWVSGRLFGYRRAQILMMWSLTMPKVAATLATAFIGYQAGLLNQTVLNSVLAVMVVTATLGPILTEQSVTRLKDPSPDAVPVSFGEEAAVLDGVNEVVQRPLRIVVPVANPSTEKGLLSMAARLVQGSSGAEGVLLPLAMVNPSLEEMRGGLNRAVAAARGRLSTAESIGAQLAVPTRSLLRLDEDIAGGMSRTALEQAADLLLIGAARSDQLRAWLMGDIVDGVCRTAHCPVVVVNLGRETDSGLGRILVPIKDLSASAREQFELALRVINSAPEDQRVRITLLHVHDPRFSGHDRHWMEQQLIRWRPPGIPEERFHIVIVRGPGIDGAIHRLSREHDLVILRTQRRRVAGLPIPGSDRTSKLIRQLPCASMVISDPLV; encoded by the coding sequence ATGGCCATGCAGGCCTCGATCAGCCACGTCATGCATCACCCCCTTGGGGTGTTCTCGATGTTGGTGGCGATCAGTGCGGCGGTGCCGCCGTTGATCCGGCGGCTGGGTCTGCCCGACCTGGTGGGGTTGCTGGCGGCGGGTGTGGTGGTGGGCCCCCATGCCTTGAACTGGGTCGACAGCAGCAGCGAAACGGTGCGGCTGCTTTCCGATCTCGGGGCGGTGTATCTGCTGTTCACCATGGGTCTGGAGATCGACCTCGAGGAGTTCAACCGGGTCAAACGCCGCTCGTTCATCTATGGCCTGCTGATCCTGTTGATCGGTGTTGGCACGGGCGTCTCGATCGGCCTGATGGCGGGCTTCGCCTCGGTGTCGTGCCTGTTGCTCGGCGCCCTGATGGCCACCCACACCCCTTTGGGTTACCCGATCGTGCGCAGTTACGGCGCCCAGAAGGATGAGTCGGTGGTGGTGAGCGTGGGCAGCACGATCTTCACCGACATCGTGGCTCTGCTGCTGCTGGCGGTGGGGCTGGGGCTCGGCCAGGGCAGCCTCAGCGGGCTGGGCCTGGGCCTGCTGCTGCTCAAGATCGGTGGCTTCGCTCTGGTGGTGGTGATCGGCATCCGCTGGCTGGGCCGGCGCCTGGTGCTGCGCGGCATCAGCGATGAAAACCGGATGGTGCTTGCTGTTCTGGTGGCCCTGTTCCTGGCCTCCCTGGGGGCTGAGCTGGCCGGCGTTGAGAAGATCGTCGGCGCCTTCCTGGCTGGTTTGGCGGTGAATTCCGTGTTGCCCGAGGGCCGGGTGAAGGAGCAGGTGATCTTTGTGGGTGGCGTGCTGTTCATCCCGATCTTCTTCATCGATCTGGGATTGCTGCTGGATCTGGGCAGCCTTGGCGAAAGCCTGGGCAACTTTCAGTTCACCGCGCTGATGCTGGTGGGCGCCATCGGCGGCAAGGGCCTGGCGTCGTGGGTCAGCGGACGGCTGTTCGGTTATCGCCGCGCCCAGATCCTGATGATGTGGTCGCTGACGATGCCCAAGGTGGCGGCGACCCTGGCCACGGCCTTCATCGGCTACCAGGCGGGCCTGCTCAATCAGACCGTGCTGAACAGCGTGCTGGCGGTGATGGTGGTGACCGCCACCCTGGGGCCGATCCTCACCGAGCAGTCGGTGACTCGGCTCAAGGATCCCAGCCCCGATGCGGTGCCGGTCAGCTTCGGGGAGGAGGCGGCGGTGCTGGACGGCGTTAACGAGGTGGTGCAGCGCCCCCTGCGCATCGTGGTGCCGGTGGCCAACCCCAGCACTGAGAAAGGGTTGCTGAGCATGGCGGCTCGGCTGGTGCAGGGCTCATCGGGGGCTGAAGGTGTGCTGTTGCCCCTGGCGATGGTGAATCCCAGCCTCGAGGAGATGCGCGGTGGCTTGAACCGGGCCGTTGCGGCAGCGCGCGGACGCCTCAGCACGGCGGAGAGCATCGGCGCCCAGTTGGCTGTGCCCACCCGCAGCCTGCTGCGGCTGGATGAAGACATCGCCGGCGGCATGAGCCGCACAGCCTTGGAGCAGGCCGCGGATCTGTTGCTGATCGGTGCAGCCCGTAGTGATCAACTCCGGGCCTGGCTGATGGGCGACATCGTTGATGGGGTCTGCCGCACGGCCCACTGTCCGGTGGTGGTGGTGAATCTGGGACGTGAAACCGATAGCGGCCTGGGCCGGATCCTCGTTCCGATCAAAGACCTCTCCGCCAGTGCCCGCGAGCAGTTCGAACTGGCGCTGCGGGTGATCAACTCAGCCCCGGAGGATCAGCGCGTGCGGATCACCCTGCTGCATGTGCACGACCCCCGCTTCAGTGGCCATGACCGTCATTGGATGGAACAGCAGCTGATCCGCTGGCGCCCGCCGGGGATTCCGGAGGAGCGGTTCCACATCGTGATCGTGCGGGGGCCCGGCATCGACGGGGCCATTCATCGCCTCAGTCGCGAACACGATCTGGTGATCCTGCGCACCCAGCGCAGGCGGGTTGCCGGTCTGCCGATTCCCGGCAGTGATCGCACCAGCAAATTGATCCGTCAGCTCCCCTGCGCCTCGATGGTGATCAGCGATCCGTTGGTTTAA
- the recR gene encoding recombination mediator RecR, producing the protein MARLIDQFERLPGIGPRTAQRLALHLLNQPQEQIHQFADALLAARTQVGQCQTCFHLSADPECEICRNPERRNGVICVVADSRDLLALERTREFQGRYHILGGLISPMDGIGPELLHVTELVQRITNEEISEVILALTPSVEGDTTSLYLGRLLKPFCSVSRIAYGLPMGSELEYADEVTLSRALEGRRPV; encoded by the coding sequence TTGGCTCGACTGATTGATCAGTTCGAGCGTCTGCCCGGCATCGGCCCGCGCACGGCCCAGCGGCTCGCGTTGCATCTGCTGAACCAACCGCAGGAGCAGATTCATCAGTTCGCTGACGCTTTGCTGGCGGCCCGCACCCAGGTGGGCCAGTGCCAGACCTGTTTCCACCTCTCCGCCGATCCCGAATGTGAGATCTGCCGCAACCCCGAGCGTCGCAATGGCGTGATCTGTGTGGTGGCGGATTCCCGGGATCTGCTGGCCCTCGAGCGCACCCGCGAATTCCAGGGGCGTTACCACATTCTCGGTGGTCTGATTTCACCCATGGATGGCATTGGTCCGGAGCTGCTGCATGTCACCGAATTGGTGCAGCGCATCACCAACGAGGAGATCAGTGAGGTGATCCTGGCCCTCACCCCCAGCGTGGAAGGGGACACCACCAGCTTGTATCTGGGGCGGTTGCTCAAGCCCTTCTGTTCGGTGAGCCGGATTGCTTACGGCCTGCCGATGGGCAGTGAACTGGAATACGCCGATGAGGTCACCCTGAGCAGGGCCCTTGAAGGCCGCCGGCCGGTATGA
- a CDS encoding ATP-dependent RecD-like DNA helicase, protein MTELLPQGTSTWPSSFTAGLHAALRRRIPPRADGSALEELSRDLVLALEQGELTVALTPERLAAAQASGWLEGDASPLLLQGDRLGWRRWLLAMEQVVAELVERAKAPLPQPVEAADPELSDRLNAEQCAAVRALDQASVVLLSGGPGTGKTSTVVEILARAEARHPGLRIGLAAPTGKAARRLGEAVMAQRAPLPCSTLHRWLEAGSRGFGRHRQRPLELDLLVIDEMSMLDLALTQALLEALPSGCRLLLVGDPAQLPPVGSGAVWHRLQQPDVRGRFGAGAVHLERTYRNRGALAQVAQQLRQGDLQAFAADLAALPEQANLQVHPWPLRRFPALVRQRWNQRLQQLQALTVDLDRCTEQELMAASRPLFALLEQDLLLCPRRRGPWSLDDVHRTLLGANAAGKVERWPIGLPVICGSNQPELGLANGDLGVVIGAGSERRLLFQVVDPDGQLQVRRLHPARLRRLEPAVALTIHRAQGSEADRVIVLWPDPLEDGPAEEHQRRLLYTAITRARASLDLVALI, encoded by the coding sequence GTGACGGAGCTGCTGCCCCAGGGAACCAGCACCTGGCCCTCCAGCTTCACGGCCGGACTCCATGCCGCCCTGCGGCGACGGATCCCGCCCCGGGCTGATGGCTCCGCCTTGGAGGAGCTCAGCCGCGATCTGGTGCTGGCCTTGGAGCAGGGGGAGTTGACGGTGGCGTTGACGCCGGAGCGGCTGGCCGCTGCCCAAGCCAGTGGATGGCTGGAGGGGGATGCCTCCCCCCTGCTGCTTCAGGGTGATCGGCTGGGCTGGCGCCGCTGGTTGCTGGCCATGGAGCAGGTGGTGGCTGAGCTGGTGGAGCGGGCCAAGGCTCCGCTTCCTCAACCCGTCGAGGCTGCTGATCCCGAGCTGTCGGATCGTCTCAACGCTGAACAGTGCGCCGCCGTGCGCGCCCTGGATCAGGCCTCGGTGGTGCTGCTCAGCGGTGGTCCGGGCACGGGCAAAACCAGCACGGTGGTGGAGATTCTGGCCCGGGCGGAAGCCCGCCATCCCGGCCTGCGCATCGGTTTGGCGGCCCCCACCGGCAAGGCGGCCCGGCGCCTGGGGGAGGCGGTGATGGCGCAGCGGGCTCCGTTGCCCTGCAGCACCCTCCACCGCTGGTTGGAGGCCGGAAGCCGTGGCTTCGGCAGGCACCGCCAGCGTCCCCTGGAGCTGGATCTGCTGGTGATCGACGAGATGTCGATGCTGGATCTGGCCTTGACCCAGGCCCTGCTGGAGGCGTTGCCCAGTGGGTGCCGGCTGCTGTTGGTGGGGGATCCAGCCCAGCTGCCGCCGGTGGGGAGTGGAGCGGTCTGGCATCGGCTTCAGCAGCCGGACGTGCGCGGCCGTTTCGGTGCCGGCGCCGTGCATCTGGAGCGCACCTACCGCAACCGCGGTGCCCTGGCCCAGGTGGCGCAACAGCTGCGCCAGGGGGATCTGCAGGCCTTTGCCGCGGATCTGGCCGCCTTGCCTGAGCAGGCCAATCTTCAGGTGCATCCCTGGCCCTTGCGTCGTTTCCCTGCCTTGGTTCGCCAGCGCTGGAATCAGCGCCTTCAGCAGCTTCAGGCGCTGACGGTTGATCTCGACCGCTGCACCGAGCAGGAGCTGATGGCGGCGTCCCGGCCCTTGTTTGCGTTGCTCGAGCAGGACCTGTTGCTCTGTCCACGTCGCCGGGGGCCGTGGAGCCTTGATGATGTGCACCGCACGCTGCTGGGGGCCAATGCCGCCGGCAAGGTCGAGCGTTGGCCGATCGGCTTGCCGGTGATCTGCGGCAGCAACCAACCGGAACTCGGCTTGGCCAATGGCGACCTCGGGGTTGTGATCGGGGCAGGCTCTGAACGACGCCTGTTGTTCCAGGTGGTGGATCCGGACGGCCAGTTGCAGGTGCGCCGTTTGCATCCAGCCCGTTTGCGGCGTCTGGAGCCGGCGGTTGCGCTCACCATCCATCGGGCCCAGGGCAGTGAGGCGGATCGGGTGATCGTGCTCTGGCCAGACCCTCTTGAGGACGGCCCGGCTGAAGAACATCAACGCCGATTGCTGTACACAGCCATCACCCGTGCCCGTGCCAGCCTTGATCTGGTGGCGCTGATCTGA
- a CDS encoding LCP family protein, with protein MPQAPPAKASSEAINWPVVAAVVAGLSGGLILSVPLSRLVTAPSSTADQPFALLQPAPLSNPFAGWTGFGAREVVVLGRDRTSSNTDVIFTVRLDGTTTSITQIPRDSYIDAEGFGGIKLNALMAYGGVEAVERELSRLMNRPIRHHIVVRLDAIETLANLVGGIEVDVPKRLYYVDRSQNLLIDLQPGPQLLKGKDLEGFLRWRNDGRGDFGRLERQQLALKGLFEQMKQPQNLIRLPALITAAGQALETDLGPMELGGLVTAMGTTELKASSLRAVPFDADGISYLDTEWPAHSSTGADSGDPKGRRFRFLF; from the coding sequence ATGCCACAAGCCCCCCCTGCTAAGGCGTCATCTGAGGCCATCAATTGGCCGGTGGTTGCTGCTGTGGTGGCGGGTCTCAGCGGTGGCCTGATTCTTTCGGTTCCGCTGAGCCGGTTGGTCACGGCGCCATCCAGCACGGCAGATCAACCCTTCGCGCTGCTTCAGCCCGCGCCGCTGTCCAACCCGTTTGCCGGTTGGACAGGCTTCGGGGCCAGGGAGGTGGTGGTGCTGGGCCGGGACCGCACCAGTAGCAACACCGATGTGATCTTCACGGTGCGGCTGGATGGCACCACCACATCGATCACCCAGATCCCCCGCGACAGCTACATCGATGCCGAGGGCTTCGGCGGCATCAAGCTCAATGCGCTGATGGCCTATGGCGGTGTGGAGGCGGTGGAGCGGGAGTTGTCGCGCCTGATGAACCGCCCAATCCGTCATCACATCGTGGTGCGCCTGGATGCGATCGAAACCCTGGCCAACCTGGTGGGGGGCATCGAAGTGGATGTTCCCAAGCGCCTGTACTACGTCGATCGCAGTCAGAACCTGTTGATCGACCTGCAGCCAGGACCTCAGCTGTTGAAGGGCAAGGATCTGGAGGGCTTTCTTCGTTGGCGCAACGACGGCCGCGGCGATTTCGGCCGGCTGGAACGGCAGCAGCTGGCGCTGAAGGGGCTGTTTGAGCAGATGAAACAACCGCAGAATCTGATCCGCCTGCCGGCCTTGATCACTGCGGCGGGGCAGGCGTTGGAGACGGATCTGGGGCCAATGGAACTGGGCGGGTTGGTCACCGCCATGGGCACCACCGAACTGAAGGCCTCCAGCCTGAGGGCGGTTCCGTTCGATGCCGACGGCATCAGCTATCTGGATACGGAGTGGCCGGCGCACTCGAGCACTGGCGCCGATTCAGGTGACCCCAAGGGCCGGCGTTTTCGCTTCCTGTTCTGA
- a CDS encoding ABC transporter ATP-binding protein, with protein sequence MRLLRHLAPQRRLVVAAVICSLLNKLFDLAPPILIGLAVDVVLLKEQSVLAGFGLKTAGQQLWGLALLTFVIWAAESLFEYLYDVLWRNLAQTTQHSLRLEAYDHLQKLELGFFEQDSTGRLMAVLNDDINQLERFLDRGANQILQLITTVLVVGIGMAMVAPEVALFAYLPIPVILWGSLHFQRQLAPRYREVRARSGDLASRLANNLGGMLTIKSFTAEGLELERLRAESLAYRQSNARAIRLSAAFIPLIRFAILFAFLAILLIGGFKALAGELPVATYSVLVFITQRLLWPLTAIGRTLDEYQRSMASTQRVLDLIDTPVLIQGGTVPVDPQRLRGEIRFEAVDFAYAGRSTLLKGFNLTVPAGSTLGIVGATGSGKSTVVKLLLRLYERNGGRICLDGVPIDTLQLQDLRRCIALVSQDVYLFHGTVAENIAYGVADPDPVAIEQAARLAEAAGFIDALPQGYDTLVGERGQRLSGGQRQRIALARAILKDAPVLVLDEATAAVDNDTEAAIQRSLAQITQHRTTVVIAHRLSTVRHADWIVVMDQGRIVEQGSHDSLVDQGGIYTNLWQVQAGEGLIAS encoded by the coding sequence ATGCGGTTGTTGCGCCATCTGGCGCCGCAGCGCCGCCTGGTGGTTGCAGCTGTGATCTGCTCCCTGCTCAACAAGCTGTTCGATCTGGCCCCGCCGATCTTGATCGGCTTGGCCGTGGATGTTGTGTTGCTCAAGGAGCAATCCGTGCTGGCGGGTTTCGGTCTGAAGACCGCCGGCCAGCAACTGTGGGGTCTGGCCCTGCTCACTTTTGTGATCTGGGCGGCGGAGTCGCTGTTCGAATACCTCTACGACGTGCTCTGGCGCAACCTGGCGCAAACCACTCAGCACAGCCTCAGGCTCGAGGCCTACGACCATCTGCAGAAGCTGGAGCTGGGCTTTTTCGAGCAGGACAGCACCGGTCGCCTGATGGCGGTGCTCAATGACGACATCAACCAGCTCGAACGGTTTCTGGATCGGGGTGCCAACCAGATCCTGCAGTTGATCACCACCGTGCTGGTGGTGGGCATCGGCATGGCGATGGTGGCGCCGGAGGTGGCCCTGTTCGCCTATCTGCCGATTCCGGTGATTCTCTGGGGATCGCTGCATTTCCAGCGCCAGCTGGCGCCGCGCTACCGGGAGGTGCGGGCCCGGTCGGGCGACCTCGCCTCCAGGCTCGCCAACAATCTGGGGGGGATGCTCACGATCAAGAGCTTCACCGCTGAGGGTCTGGAACTTGAGCGCCTGCGGGCGGAAAGCCTGGCCTACCGCCAGAGCAATGCCCGGGCGATTCGTCTCTCGGCGGCCTTCATTCCCTTGATTCGCTTCGCGATTCTGTTCGCCTTCCTGGCGATTCTGTTAATCGGTGGGTTCAAGGCCCTGGCCGGGGAACTGCCGGTGGCCACCTACAGCGTTCTGGTGTTCATCACCCAGCGGCTGCTCTGGCCGCTCACCGCCATTGGCCGCACCCTCGATGAGTACCAGCGCTCGATGGCCTCCACGCAACGGGTGCTCGATCTGATCGATACGCCGGTGTTGATCCAGGGAGGAACGGTGCCGGTGGATCCGCAGCGGCTGCGGGGTGAGATTCGCTTTGAAGCGGTGGATTTCGCCTATGCCGGCCGATCAACGCTGCTGAAGGGCTTCAATCTCACCGTGCCAGCGGGATCGACCCTCGGCATTGTTGGGGCGACGGGGTCTGGCAAGAGCACCGTGGTGAAGCTGTTGTTGCGGCTCTATGAGCGCAATGGCGGACGCATCTGTCTGGATGGAGTCCCCATCGACACCCTGCAACTGCAGGACCTGCGCCGCTGCATCGCCCTGGTGAGTCAGGACGTCTACCTCTTCCACGGCACCGTGGCCGAAAACATCGCCTATGGCGTTGCAGATCCCGATCCGGTGGCGATTGAGCAGGCCGCTCGCCTGGCGGAAGCCGCTGGCTTCATCGACGCCTTGCCCCAGGGTTACGACACCCTGGTGGGGGAGCGAGGGCAGCGCCTCTCCGGAGGACAGCGCCAGCGCATCGCTTTGGCCCGCGCCATCCTCAAGGATGCGCCGGTGCTGGTGCTCGATGAAGCCACCGCTGCGGTGGACAACGACACCGAAGCCGCCATCCAGCGCTCCTTGGCGCAGATCACCCAGCACCGCACCACCGTGGTGATCGCCCACCGGCTCAGCACGGTGCGCCATGCCGACTGGATTGTGGTGATGGATCAGGGCCGGATTGTGGAGCAGGGCAGTCACGACAGCCTTGTGGACCAGGGCGGGATCTACACCAACCTCTGGCAGGTCCAGGCCGGCGAAGGGCTTATCGCTTCCTGA
- a CDS encoding phosphomannose isomerase type II C-terminal cupin domain, with translation MRVERPWGWYESLTKGDNYLVKRLLVRAGQQLSLQRHRHRSESWTVVSGSGALLCGETWHAASAGVMLSIPCGAVHRARADRSDLLILEVQHGDDLREDDIERLQDDYGRVIT, from the coding sequence ATGCGGGTTGAGCGTCCCTGGGGCTGGTACGAATCGCTCACCAAGGGGGACAACTATTTGGTCAAACGGCTGCTGGTTCGTGCCGGTCAGCAGTTATCACTGCAGCGGCATCGTCATCGCAGCGAAAGTTGGACCGTGGTGTCTGGCTCGGGGGCTCTGCTCTGCGGAGAGACCTGGCACGCCGCCAGCGCGGGCGTCATGCTCTCGATCCCCTGCGGCGCTGTGCATCGCGCCCGTGCAGACCGGTCAGATCTGCTGATTCTGGAAGTTCAGCACGGTGATGATCTGCGGGAAGACGACATCGAACGGCTGCAGGATGATTACGGCCGGGTGATAACTTGA